One segment of Platichthys flesus chromosome 15, fPlaFle2.1, whole genome shotgun sequence DNA contains the following:
- the si:ch211-266i6.3 gene encoding cytoskeleton-associated protein 2 isoform X1 translates to MKFCFSGARRVSLIQSCLLELSYKQLQKRSRMDTVAVSSRNCANKGNKENAQPAHGSISLIPRDKKPVAPFHVKSNEKGETSAKHGPLKPKPKLGDTRSTSGDALKKTKTAQKDGKPAAASDVARRQTLSRAFLTEQAVKHQKIVAEVPKRPAAPLSSRSALGMYKGKIVESKIGSIWKSTASLDSADLKPVASKTERQTVQNVKKVRSQSVSDLPGPGTKKPAPTVSKSAFNRPPQVSRPAVTSRPPTGFYSARPSTRTVPATKSRNPAMTATKGSGSLSSKPKIPVKDKVNKPPAASTLSQFRLSAETAEEKRAKLAEWLAAKGKTSKRPAMTTAAPPKPNGPKPGTNLKSQPRAEPRPAAHQPDTQEATLPPRNQTPRILNTTLELLENSDEDLSVDPQESVDDIVVNLCDVLEAMATPSRCSESEYSQVTEECHDVTEDVKMKDESDEEEVNDAEERDEQKNETDDEELESDDDDVLGTTPPMGDASVVKYSVKTTPYLQSVKRTIEGDVSSSRRKSNIKDLKFLTPVRRSTRINRQSSRMPTMLADHDPCVSSLAELVKLDDDPNAYIYRRNPALLDDLPDRPRL, encoded by the exons ATGAAGTTCTGTTTTTCCGGAGCGAGGCGAGTCTCACTGATCCAGAGCTGCCTCCTCGAGTTGTCCTACAAACAACTGCA AAAACGCTCCAGAATGGATACCGTCGCAGTTTCAAGTCGAAACTGCGCCAACAAG GGAAACAAGGAGAACGCTCAGCCTGCCCATGGAAGCATATCCCTCATCCCGAGAGATAAAAAGCCTGTGGCTCCTTTTCATGTGAAAAGCAACGAAAAAGGGGAGACCTCAGCAAAACATGGCCCTCTTAAACCCAAGCCCAAACTGGGGGACACAAGGTCCACATCTGGTGATGCtctaaaaaagacaaagactgCACAGAAAGATGGGaaaccagctgctgcttctgatGTCGCACGACGACAAACACTCAGCCGGGCCTTCCTCACAGAGCAGGCTGTGAAACACCAAAAAATCGTTGCAGAAGTTCCAAAGCGGCCGGCTGCACCGCTGTCTTCCAGATCGGCTCTTGGCATGTACAAAGGAAAGATTGTAGAGTCAAAGATAGGATCCATTTGGAAGTCAACTGCTAGTCTGGACAGTGCAGACCTCAAACCAGTGGCGTCAAAAACCGAGAGACAAACTGTTCAGAATGTGAAAAAAGTAAGGTCACAATCTGTTTCTGACCTACCTGGACCTGGCACAAAAAAACCTGCTCCAACCGTGTCCAAGTCGGCGTTCAATAGACCTCCACAGGTATCCCGGCCTGCTGTCACCAGCCGCCCTCCTACAGGATTCTACTCTGCTCGCCCTTCTACCAGAACTGTCCCAGCAACCAAATCCAGAAACCCTGCCATGACCGCCACCAAGGGAAGTGGCTCACTGAGCTCCAAGCCCAAGATTCCAGTGAAAGACAAGGTCAACAAGCCTCCTGCCGCAAGCACCCTCAGTCAGTTCAGATTATCCGCGGAGACTGCTGAGGAAAAAAG AGCAAAACTGGCTGAGTGGCTGGCTGCCAAGGGCAAGACGTCCAAGAGACCGGCTATGACAACAGCAGCACCTCCAAAACCCAACGGCCCCAAACCAGGAACCAATCTGAAATCCCAGCCTCGTGCTGAGCCTCGGCCTGCTGCACACCAAccagacacacaggaagcaaCGTTACCACCACGCAACCAAACTCCAAGGATCCTCAACACcacactggagctgctggaaaACTCGGATGAGGATCTGTCCGTTGACCCACAGGAAAGTGTGGATGAT ATTGTTGTGAACCTATGTGATGTTTTGGAGGCAATGGCGACTCCCTCCAGATGCAGTGAAA GTGAATACTCACAGGTGACAGAAGAGTGTCATGATGTGACGGAGGACGTCAAAATGAAGGATGAATCTGACGAAGAGGAGGTGAATGACGCAGAAGAACGAGATGAACAAAAAAACGAGACAGATGACGAGGAATTGgagagtgatgatgatgatgtgctgGGGACCACACCACCGATGGGAGATGCTTCAGTAGTAAAATACAGTGTGAAGACAACTCCATACCTGCAAAG TGTCAAAAGGACGATCGAAGGAGACGTCAGTTCATCCAGGAGGAAGAGCAACATCAAAGATCTGAAGTTTCTGACACCCGTTCGTCGCTCCACGCGCATTAATCGCCAATCCTCCCGCATGCCAACGATGCTGGCGGACCATGACCCCTGTGTGTCATCGCTGGCGGAGCTGGTGAAGCTGGATGATGACCCCAATGCCTACATTTACAGGAGAAACCCTGCTCTCCTAGACGATCTGCCCGACCGGCCCAGACTGTGA
- the si:ch211-266i6.3 gene encoding cytoskeleton-associated protein 2 isoform X2, giving the protein MDTVAVSSRNCANKGNKENAQPAHGSISLIPRDKKPVAPFHVKSNEKGETSAKHGPLKPKPKLGDTRSTSGDALKKTKTAQKDGKPAAASDVARRQTLSRAFLTEQAVKHQKIVAEVPKRPAAPLSSRSALGMYKGKIVESKIGSIWKSTASLDSADLKPVASKTERQTVQNVKKVRSQSVSDLPGPGTKKPAPTVSKSAFNRPPQVSRPAVTSRPPTGFYSARPSTRTVPATKSRNPAMTATKGSGSLSSKPKIPVKDKVNKPPAASTLSQFRLSAETAEEKRAKLAEWLAAKGKTSKRPAMTTAAPPKPNGPKPGTNLKSQPRAEPRPAAHQPDTQEATLPPRNQTPRILNTTLELLENSDEDLSVDPQESVDDIVVNLCDVLEAMATPSRCSESEYSQVTEECHDVTEDVKMKDESDEEEVNDAEERDEQKNETDDEELESDDDDVLGTTPPMGDASVVKYSVKTTPYLQSVKRTIEGDVSSSRRKSNIKDLKFLTPVRRSTRINRQSSRMPTMLADHDPCVSSLAELVKLDDDPNAYIYRRNPALLDDLPDRPRL; this is encoded by the exons ATGGATACCGTCGCAGTTTCAAGTCGAAACTGCGCCAACAAG GGAAACAAGGAGAACGCTCAGCCTGCCCATGGAAGCATATCCCTCATCCCGAGAGATAAAAAGCCTGTGGCTCCTTTTCATGTGAAAAGCAACGAAAAAGGGGAGACCTCAGCAAAACATGGCCCTCTTAAACCCAAGCCCAAACTGGGGGACACAAGGTCCACATCTGGTGATGCtctaaaaaagacaaagactgCACAGAAAGATGGGaaaccagctgctgcttctgatGTCGCACGACGACAAACACTCAGCCGGGCCTTCCTCACAGAGCAGGCTGTGAAACACCAAAAAATCGTTGCAGAAGTTCCAAAGCGGCCGGCTGCACCGCTGTCTTCCAGATCGGCTCTTGGCATGTACAAAGGAAAGATTGTAGAGTCAAAGATAGGATCCATTTGGAAGTCAACTGCTAGTCTGGACAGTGCAGACCTCAAACCAGTGGCGTCAAAAACCGAGAGACAAACTGTTCAGAATGTGAAAAAAGTAAGGTCACAATCTGTTTCTGACCTACCTGGACCTGGCACAAAAAAACCTGCTCCAACCGTGTCCAAGTCGGCGTTCAATAGACCTCCACAGGTATCCCGGCCTGCTGTCACCAGCCGCCCTCCTACAGGATTCTACTCTGCTCGCCCTTCTACCAGAACTGTCCCAGCAACCAAATCCAGAAACCCTGCCATGACCGCCACCAAGGGAAGTGGCTCACTGAGCTCCAAGCCCAAGATTCCAGTGAAAGACAAGGTCAACAAGCCTCCTGCCGCAAGCACCCTCAGTCAGTTCAGATTATCCGCGGAGACTGCTGAGGAAAAAAG AGCAAAACTGGCTGAGTGGCTGGCTGCCAAGGGCAAGACGTCCAAGAGACCGGCTATGACAACAGCAGCACCTCCAAAACCCAACGGCCCCAAACCAGGAACCAATCTGAAATCCCAGCCTCGTGCTGAGCCTCGGCCTGCTGCACACCAAccagacacacaggaagcaaCGTTACCACCACGCAACCAAACTCCAAGGATCCTCAACACcacactggagctgctggaaaACTCGGATGAGGATCTGTCCGTTGACCCACAGGAAAGTGTGGATGAT ATTGTTGTGAACCTATGTGATGTTTTGGAGGCAATGGCGACTCCCTCCAGATGCAGTGAAA GTGAATACTCACAGGTGACAGAAGAGTGTCATGATGTGACGGAGGACGTCAAAATGAAGGATGAATCTGACGAAGAGGAGGTGAATGACGCAGAAGAACGAGATGAACAAAAAAACGAGACAGATGACGAGGAATTGgagagtgatgatgatgatgtgctgGGGACCACACCACCGATGGGAGATGCTTCAGTAGTAAAATACAGTGTGAAGACAACTCCATACCTGCAAAG TGTCAAAAGGACGATCGAAGGAGACGTCAGTTCATCCAGGAGGAAGAGCAACATCAAAGATCTGAAGTTTCTGACACCCGTTCGTCGCTCCACGCGCATTAATCGCCAATCCTCCCGCATGCCAACGATGCTGGCGGACCATGACCCCTGTGTGTCATCGCTGGCGGAGCTGGTGAAGCTGGATGATGACCCCAATGCCTACATTTACAGGAGAAACCCTGCTCTCCTAGACGATCTGCCCGACCGGCCCAGACTGTGA